The genomic segment GCCGGCTTGAATGTGCCGTCTCCTTTGCCTGGAAGCACGCCAAGTTTCAACTCACCGCTTTCCGCAAAAAGCCCAGCGATATCGGGGATGCCGTCATGGTCGAAGTCTCCTACCGCTCCGGCTATCGGATATGCAACCTCCGGCTTGAAAGTGCCATCGCCCTTCCCCAGGAGCACGCTGCTGAGACCACTCCCGACCGCGAGATCCAGAATGCCATCGCCGTTGAAATCCGCTGACCATGCATCACCGGGCCAAAGTTCCACATCATAGGATGTCCCCGCCTTGAATGTGCCGTCTGCCTTCCCTAGGAACACGCCGATATAGCTATAGTTCGAGCTGGGGATAGCCCAATCCAGTATGCCGTCTCCGTTGAAGTCTCCCACCGCGCCGTGTCCGGGGCCGGGTGGCCAGGTAAAGCCAAATGGCGCAGAGAAGATCATATCCCCCGTCCCCGCCCCCAGAGACGCTCTCCCAAGAACCCCATTGGCGTTCGCCGTATCCACGAAGCACACCGTTCCGGTTGGCCCGGACCCGCTCCCCCCCGTAACGCTGGCGCTAAACGTATAGTTCCCCACAGCTCCGCTCTGCGTAATCGTGGTCGAGGTTGCGCCGTGCCAAACCGTCAGGCTCGATGCTGGGGATGCGCTCGGCAAATACGTCCGCGTCCCCGCAAACAGTGCTCTGATGCTGTCTGTCCCAAGGCGAGGCCTCAACCTCAGCACTGCCGTGCCGGCTGATGTGAGCTGGGCCGAACCCAGAAGGTGAATGTCCGTACAGTGCGGAGCCTCGGCATCGCAGAAGTTAACCAGGCCTGGCGTCACCCGTGTCGAACCCGACTCTACCGTCGCGGTCAGGGTTACAACCGTTCCGACCGGGACGGATGTAACTTCGGCTCCGCCCGCCGTCACCTGAAGGTCTACAGTGGTTCCAGCGGCCTGCGCGCCAGCCCAGTGAGCGCAATACAGCGAAAGCAAAACGCCAGACAATCCCGAGAGCAGCCGGCCCGTCGTTCTGTGCATGAGAAGCCTCCCCTTCGGGGCCGATTCTGCGCCCATTCTGCCGGGCAGAATGTGATCACCGATACATTGCTCGGGAGCGCTGGCGAGGCAAAACCCGCAGGCAGAAGGAACCTGCCGTGGCATCTAATCTGTTCGAGTGTCGGCTTGAAGATTGCTTCGCAGTCACATTCCACTGGCGATGAAAACTCGAGAGCGCACCAAGCTCGTCCCCCCACCCAACTACTGATCCGCCGTCATCCTGAGGAGCCGCACGACGAAGAACCCGCATTTTTTTCGTCTTGCTGCAGCACGAACACGGGTGCCCCATGTTTTCGCTTTTGGAGACGTGGAAAGCAACGAACCTGCTCTCGAGTGCACTCACGCACCATGGCCGACCGCAGTTGCTTTCGCGTTACTTTCAGGCTAGGTGGTAATCCGCCCGCAGTCAGGTTCATGATGGCCGAGGTGGACTAACGCGGCTCATGGGGAATGGGGCAGATTGCCTGCGTGCCGGGGTCCGTCTGACCGCCCACTGGAGCAAAGCGACCGTCTGGTTCGCGCACGAGAAACATCAGGTAGGAGCTGCGGTTCGACACCTCAGACGGATCGAATCTGACGAGCGACGGTCCGTTCATCCTTGGTGTGTCGTCTGTTTCTCGGTAGTGGCGAAGTGTGAATCGTTCGGTCGCTGGATTCCCTTTGAGGACAGCAGAAACGGCGAATACAGTGTCTACCCCAATGACCTCGACTTTGCTTCGCCTTCCCTCTGAGTCCTGCCGAGCGATGCCGGGCAGAACCGATCTCTCTTTTGTGTCCTCTGTTTTGGTGACCGGGTTGGCAATTACCACGAGGTCGGATTTGGCCAACATCTCTCGATAGCTGAGAATGGAGACAAGCCTCGCTTGTGCTGGCTCAGGCATCACGCACATCAGAGATTGTCGCCGCACCAGATAGGAATGTGAGGCTCTTCGCCATACGTGTCCAGCTGGTATTCACGACGTGCATTTTAGACGGGTTCTGGGCCATGGTCGCCACATGCCGGAAGTTGGCATGACCACTTGCATCCAGCCAACCCTCTGAAATCCTGTCAAGCCCCTCACCTGTGGAAAAAAGACCTAACCAGCTCATTCCAATCACCACAAAATGTGGAAAAATAATTGCGAATTACGAATCAAATCTGCCATACTTGATATAGAGAAGAAAAACGAATGCCCGCCGGCCAACGGTGGGCATTTTCTTTTGCTCGCAATCCTGCTCTCTAAAGGGAGTTCTCCATGCACCTAGCCGACGAAATCACCGCCCCCCACACCCCGGAGCTGCGACCCACGCGCCAACTCGACAAAAGACGGACCTACGCACACACCAGCGAGCGCCGCAAATTACGGCTACTCGATGGGAGTAACTAACCTGCTACTGTGTTTACTAGAAAATTAGCTACCCCTCCCCCTGTTTTTACTTCTCCATTTATTCGCCAAAAATTGGGTCAAACCCTAGACTCTATTTCAGATACGTGACTACAAAATCCCATAGGTCAAGAACAAGTCGTCGTAACAACTAAATCTATATTGTATTTATCAGTAAACATCCCAAAAGTCCGGCTCGATGTCGGGCTTCCGCAGACACACCTGTCGTAGCCACCAGCCAGAATTCGCACTCGAACTGACACGTGCAGCCCGCGTATTTTCTAGGAAAGTAATCCTCGCGCCTTAGCTTCCGCAACCGCCGGAACCCGCCTTAGCACCTGCGTCAGCGTCAGGGTCAGCAGCCCCACCACCGGGATCGCCAGCAGCAGCCACGCCAGCAGCGCCTGCCCCGCCATCACACCCAGTTGCGCAGCCACACTGCTTGAAGCATGCATCAATTGCATCGGAGACTGCGCCAGCGCCGAGAAATCAAGCGCAGCATGCGTCGCCGGCGCCAGTTTCCCGCCCAGCCGCGCGAACGGAACAATCAGCGCCAACTGGAACGGCATCGCCGCATAGTTGGCCGCCTGAATCGCCGGCAGATTGAGCCGGAACACGACCGCCAGTACCACGCAGAGCCCCGTCGGCACTCCCACCAGCGGAATGCACCCCAGCACAAACCCGAGAGCGAGCGTCAGCGCCAGCCGCTGGGGCGAGATGCCCTCCAGCAGCCACGCCGCCGCCCTCTTCTTCATGCTTTCGAAGGTGTATGCCGTGGGCTTCATGTCTATCTACCTTTACGCATATAGATGCTCAGTGGATTCAACACCGCGTGAAACTTTTAAGTTGCGTACCAACTTGAACAGCACCGTAGTAATGTGGCGCGCGAACGCAATCCGTGACACCAACGAGCGGTCCTATGTCCTCTGTCCCTTTGTCCCTGCCTGTTCCCTGCCTTTCAACTGTTCCACCACCATCTCCACCTTCCAATCCAGTTCGAGCGTACCGTCGATGACCAGATCGGCATTGGCACTCGAAGGTGTCACCCACTCCATAGCCGAAGGCCGCACCGTCGTCTCGTACTGCTCCCGCACCGACTCCGGCGTGCGCCCGCGATCCGTCACATCTCGCTTCAGACGCCGCTCGTAGCACAGCCCGTCCGGCGCATCGACGTACACCCGCAGGTTGTAAATCGGCAAAAGCTCCGCGTAGCACAACGCAAAGATGCCCTCGACGATGACGAACGGGGCAGGCTCCACCGTCTCGGTTCTCCCATGTACTCGCGTGTGCGTAGCGAAGTCGTAGAGCGGCCGCTCAATGGCCTCCCCGCGCGCCAGCGCCGCCACGTGCTCCGCCAGCAGCGAGCTCTCAATCGTCGCCGGATCGTCGAAGTTGATCCGCACGCGCTCCGCCGGATCGAGGTGCGACAAATCGCGATAGTAGTTGTCGAGCGGGAAATGAATGCCCCCGAGAACGCGAGCCAATTCCTCCGCAAGCGTAGTCTTGCCCGATCCCGAACACCCCGCCACCGCGATGACGACGCTCACTCCGCCACCCGCTCCGCAATGCGCGGCGTCAGCCTCTCCAGCAACCGCGCCAACCGCTGCTCCACCTTGCGCCCCGCCTCGAACACTTCATCGTGACTCAACTGCGTCGCCCCCAGACCCGCGGCCAGGTTCGTCACGCACGAAATGCCCAGGACCTCAATCCCCATATGCCGGGCCACAATCGTCTCCGGCACCGTCGACATCCCCACCAGCGTCGCCCCCAGCGTCCGGAAAGCTCTGATCTCCGCCGGCGTCTCAAAACTCGGCCCCGGTGTCGCCAGATACACGCCCTCCGCCATCGCGAATCCCTCTTCGGCGGCCGCCTGTTTCGCCAGTCCGCGCAGCTCATTCGAGTAGGCCTCAGTCATATCGAAGAACCGCAGCCCCGCCGCAGGAATACACGCAAACCGTGGCTCATTCGGACCCGTCAGCGGATTCCAACCCATGAAGTTGATGTGATCGCTCAGCGCGACCAGCTGCCCGATCTCCAACCCCTCGGCGATCCCGCCTGCTGCGTTCGTCAGCACCACCGCGCGAATCCCGAGCGCACCCAGCACGCGCATCGGAAATGTGACCTCGGCAGGCGTATAGCCCTCGTAATAATGCACGCGGCCCTGCATGACAACAACGGGCACGCCCCCCAGTTCGCCCGCCACCAGCCGCCCCGAATGCCCTACCACCGTTGACTGCGGAAAGTTAGGAATCTCCCCATACGGCACCACCACCGCATCGCGCACAGCCTCTGCCGCCGCCCCCAATCCCGATCCCAGAACGATGCCAACACGCGGCTTCAGCCCATTCAGCCGCGCACGCACAAACGCCGCCGCCTCACCCACCCGATCAAAATAAGAGCTCATTGCAACTAGCTTAACGAAACCCGAGCCCAGCAACACAAAGGCCGCCGGAACCGGCGGCCTCACTGGGAACTGTGAACTACGAACTACTGACAACTCTCTCGGCTACTCCTCGCCTCCCTGCGAACTCACCGGCTTCGTCATCTCCGCCTCTCGAACTCCCTTATCCACCGCTCTCTTCCGCGGCGCCGTCTTCGCGCCGCACGCCATCGGCACGTTCGCCATCTGCTTCGCGAACACCTTGTAGCTCACGGTGCCCGGCCGCAGCGTACCCCAGTAGCTCTTCCTCGTCACCAGCGGGCGATTCAGATCGACAAGCTGGTTCTTCATGATCCGGATACCGCACGACAGGTTCCGCTCCGGCTCCAGAATCGTCTTCCCCGGATCGCCTGCTCGAAGCCCCTTGTCGTTGTCCCAGTCAAAGTCGCACCCGTAGCGCTGGTTGTCTTCGTAGGTCAACTGCAACAGCCCCTGCTGCCGCACTGTCCGCTTGCTCACCGGGTCGCGAACCGCCACCGTTGGATCGAGGTGCTTGACGTCCGCCGTGGGCCGCAGCCCAGCTTCCGCCCCCGCCAGCGCTTGGAACAGGTACGCCCAGAACGCGCGCTTATCCGGCTGGCTCAGCTCGCCAAAACGCGGGCAGAACGGGTGCACCGCCTTCGCCATCCCCGGCGTCATGAGCTCAGCAGGCAGGTTCTCCTCAATGAACACGTCCCACTGCGGATCCCACGTGTGCTCGCTGCCCAGCTCCACCCTCTTCACGGCAATCGGCGTGGGCGGCGCGGGCTTGATCTCTTCCGGAGGCACTGGCCCGGGCGGTACCGGAACCGCCGGATGCGTCACGGCAATCGCCTGCCCTTGGGCGCCCGGTAGCGAGACCGGCTGCCCCGCGGCCTGCGCCTGCTGGGTCTCCGCCGCTTCCTGTTGAATCACCTGCTTCACCGCCTCAGCCGGCTGCGCGAGCTGCTGCGTCGGCGCAAGCTGCTGGGGCGCGGCGGGCACTTGCTGGCTCGTCTGCGGGACCGGTTGAGGGCTCTGTTTTTCCGAACTCGACTGGCCCATTGCCGACGCCGCCGCCAACGCCAAAATCATCGAAACAACGCTGGGGAATCGTCTACACACAGACAGATACGATGCGACCCAATTCCAAACCAGTTGCGTCCGGTGAAGGTTTTGGAGCCATTTCGAAGCTGCGCTCATTGAAAAATAAGCCACTTAGGCAAATCGATGAGAGGATTAAGCTAGGGCCTTGCGCCTTAGGAGATCGCCCGGAATGAAGCAGTTTGTCGCCGTCATCTTCGGCCTGGGATTGCTCTGCAATGCCCTGCTCTTCGTGCCTCAGGTCATCGCTGTCTGGCGCAAGAAGAGCGACGAAGGCATCTCGCTCATCACCTTTGGCGGCTTCAGCGTGCTCCAGGCCATCGGCATCGTCCACGGCGTCTACCAGCGCGACCTCTCCCTGATCCTCGGCATGGCCGCCAGCCTCCTGAGTTGCGGAACCGTAACCCTGCTGACGGTCTTCTACCGCACCCGCCGCATCCGCTCCGCTCGATACAACAGCTAACCCGGCCTACTTCGAGTGCATGAGGTTCTCAGTCACCTTGTAGTTTCCCGGTGTTCCCGTCACCGCAATCGGGATCACCGCCCCCGCCTGCTTCTTCCGGAAGAACGGCGCCAGCGGCTTCAGCAGAATCGACTTCCACCCCGTCGCGTCCTTCGCGATATCCGCCTTCGTCGCCACTGTGCCCGTAAGGCGCACCGCGCTGGTATGCAGGTTGAACGTCCCGTCCAGCCGCGCCTGCGCGCCTGGCACCTCAAAAGTCAGCCCGTGGGTCGTCACCACCGCGTCCCGGATAGTAGCCGGCCCGCGCACCGACGAGATCGCGTCGGCTATCGGCGTCGTCTTATCCTTGTCAGGATCGGGAGCTTTCCCACCCCGCGCCCGCTGGCTGAACGCCGAGAGATTGCGCTCCGTCGCGCCGTCCGTCACCTTCTCTCGTGGCACGTCGAACCCGCCATTCACGCGCAGCCGATGAAAGAAGTCTCCCTCCTTCGACGGCGCAAGGGACGCGTGCGCATGCAGATCGACCAGCCCAACTATCGGAGGCGCCTTGTGTAGAAACGGCCGCAGAAGATCCTGCGCACGCCCCCCGGTCACCGCCAACTCCAGCTCTGTCGTCTTACCGCCCACACCTTGTGTGCTGCCCGTTGCCATCACCGCCGTATCGCCCGTGCGCGCCTCCATACGGTGATACACCACGTCGCCATTAAGCCCGTTCACAGTGCAGTCGATCCGCCCGGTCACTGACGAAGGAGTTCCGTCGTCCACGGCAAAATCGGGCGTATCGGTGTCGGCCGCCGCCCGAATCGCATCCAATCGCCCGCTGAAGCTGCCCGATCCGCTCAGCGTTCCGCGAATCTTGCCCACATCTTGCAGCCTGAATCGCTCTACCTCAAACTTGCCTGAAACCAGCGTCTCACCGGGACTTCCCGCGCTGAGCGGGCCAAAGTATCCCGACGCCCTGATCTGCCCATGCGGAATGGCATTGTCCATGTCCACCGCGTACTTCATGGCTCGCCCCTTCTGCATGTTCTCGATATGCAACTGCCGGATCGGGAAGCTGAACCGTGCCCCGTTCTCACGCAACACATCCAGCAACGAAGCATGGATCTCCATCCGCTCTATGGGAGTGTCAGGACCGGTAAAGTCTGCCGTGCTCCCGGCGGGAAAATCTTCCTGCGCTGCCTTGCTTCCCGGCGGCGGCAGAACCAAATGGAAACCGGTTATATCAACCAGCTCGACGCGCCGGCGCAGCATCAGTAGATCGATCCAGCGGCCCTGCACGACGAACGTCTGCACCGTCCCAATTGGCGGCTGATGCGGAGCCGACTTGCGCTTCAGCGTGAGCCCGGTGGCAATGAACCCTGGATTGGGAAAATAGGTCCGATGGTAGCGCGTGATTGTGATCTGGCAACCCAGAACGTCCTCGAGCAGCGGCTTCATCTTCCGATACCGGTACGGCCAGTTCTGCCCGACGAACCAAATGCCGACCATCACGCACGCCAGCGCCACCCAGCCCGCGATCAGCAGCCACCGCGGCCGGCGTCGAGCGGGAATTGGCTTTTGCGGCGACTCGGGATCAGGTGGAGTATCTTCCGACCATCGTGCCAATGCCGCCCGAGCCATTCAGATCCCTTTCCGCTGCCGCAAAGCAGCTGCGCCGCCTCTTTTAGGACGACTGACTGCGGAGATGATGTTGCCTGACACTCCCTTGGCGAGAGTGACAAGTTTTGCAGCACAGCCCGTTCCGACTCACCCGGATCGCGCTATCATTTCGCCGGAGTTTATATATGTCCAACTACCTCTTCTTCTGTCTGGACTGCCAGGAAGAATTCGCCCAGCACATGAACATGTCGGAGTACGAGAAGGGCGGCCTGACCTGTCCCAAGTGCGGCGGCAAACGGGTGACGCAGCACGTCGAAGCATTCTCCGCCGTCACCTCCCGCAAAAGCTGAGCACCTGCGGCGGCCACTGTCGCGCCCTCCTGCAGTGCTGCAATCGGGGACGTGGGTACACTGCTGGTGTGGGGTGCGGATGTGTCTTGCAAGCAAGATCCCGCACCGAGGGAGGTCTCCGTATGTGCCGCAATATCAAGATCCTGTTTCACTTCGATCCGCCGGTCACCGATGAGGAAGTCCGCGCGGCTTCGCTGCAATTCGTCCGCAAGATCAGCGGTTTTAATAAACCCTCAAAGGCCAATGAAGCGGCATTCGCGGCCGCGGTGGAAGAGATCGCTGCGGCATCCTCACGGCTGCTGACCACGCTCGAAAGCAGCGGCCCCCTTCGCAATCGCGAAGAAGAAGCCGCCAAGGCGAAGGCCCGCAGCGCGGAGCGGTTTGCGCGATAAGCAGCCGACAACAGATCACCTGATCACCCGTTCTGGTACCAGTCCTCGGGCGACACCGTCACCGTCGCGCAGCCCATCGTGTAGTTGAACCAGCTGTGCTCGGTTGTGGGCGCGGCAAAGAAGCCCTCCAGCTTGCGAGCGCCGGCGAAGTTCTGGATCAAGGCGCGCGGCCCGTAGAAGAGCGTGAAGAAGCTGTCCCAGTCCACAGTGAAGAGAAAAGACGCATCGGGCGCGACCAGACTTCCGCACCCCGGGAATGGAACGGATCGGGCTCGAAGATCGTCAATTCGCAACCGCTCGACAGGATCAGCCCGCGGAAACTCAGGCACGAAGATCAGCTCCTCATAGACGAGGTCCTCGAATGCCGCGAGAAAATCTGACTGGAGCAGCGGCTCGAAGGCGCCCTGCCCGGGCATCCAGATCGGCTCGGCTTGCAGAAACCGTTGCAACGCATCGCGCGCTGGAAAGTCACACAAATAGTCAACCAGCGATCCAGTTGCGGTGAGCAACGCCTGGTTCAGTCTGGCGCAATTGGAGACGCCAAGTTTTGCGGCGACATGCGACCAGTTGCATTTCGCCCCTGCCGACAGGATCTGATCTTCGGTTGGGTATTGCCGGGTGACCTTCCAGGCCATCTCGTCGGGAACGCAGACAAACGGATGCAGCAGCACGTAGACCGCTTCAAAGTGCCGGTCATAGGCATCCAGAAGCGGAAGTTCCTGGTTCGGATAGACAAACTGTTCAAATTGCACGCGACAGAATAGCAACCGCGCCGATACCTGCTCTGTGACGGCGATCCTATTTCATCGCGCGAATTCGTCTAGCCCAGGAACATCCCCGCGATCGAAGCGCTGATCAGATTCGCCATGGTCCCAGCCAGCATGGCGCGCACGCCAAGTTTCGCTAAGTCGTTGCGCCGCTCCGGTACCAGCGCTCCGATGCCGCCGATCTGCATGCCGATAGACCCCAGGTTGGCGAATCCGCACAGCGCGAAAGTCGCGATGGTGAACGAGCGCGGGCTGATCATGGCCTTCTGTGCCCCCAACGCGATATAGGCTATGACTTCATTCAGAGCCATGCGCGTACCGAGCAGGTTCCCGATCAGGCCGCAGTCGTGCGCGGGCACCCCAATGAGCCATGCCACGGGCCAGAAGATGTAGCCGAGAATCTGGCCGAGGCTGGGCGGAATCCACGGCAGGCCTCCGTGCACCCACGCTAGCAGCATATCGAGCAGCGCAACCAGGGCGAGAAAGCTGATGAGCATGATCGCCACGTTCATCGCCAGCTTGCCGCCGTCGATGGTCCCGCGCGCAATCGCTCCAATCAAGTTCTCGTCCTTGTGCTGCTCGTCTTTGGGGATGATGACCTTGCCTTCCGTGTCGGGAATTTCAGTCTCCGGCACGAGCATCTTCGCCACGAGAATGGTCCCGGGCGACGTCATGATCACGGCAGCGAGCAGATGTTTGGCCTCGATTCCCTGCGAGATATACATCGCCATGATGCCGCCGGAAACATGTGCCATGCCGCTCGTCATGATCGTCATCAGCTCGCTGCGAGTAGCGCGTGACAGGAACGGCCGGATGGTCAGCG from the Occallatibacter riparius genome contains:
- a CDS encoding purine-nucleoside phosphorylase; the encoded protein is MSSYFDRVGEAAAFVRARLNGLKPRVGIVLGSGLGAAAEAVRDAVVVPYGEIPNFPQSTVVGHSGRLVAGELGGVPVVVMQGRVHYYEGYTPAEVTFPMRVLGALGIRAVVLTNAAGGIAEGLEIGQLVALSDHINFMGWNPLTGPNEPRFACIPAAGLRFFDMTEAYSNELRGLAKQAAAEEGFAMAEGVYLATPGPSFETPAEIRAFRTLGATLVGMSTVPETIVARHMGIEVLGISCVTNLAAGLGATQLSHDEVFEAGRKVEQRLARLLERLTPRIAERVAE
- a CDS encoding DUF2277 domain-containing protein translates to MCRNIKILFHFDPPVTDEEVRAASLQFVRKISGFNKPSKANEAAFAAAVEEIAAASSRLLTTLESSGPLRNREEEAAKAKARSAERFAR
- the udk gene encoding uridine kinase produces the protein MSVVIAVAGCSGSGKTTLAEELARVLGGIHFPLDNYYRDLSHLDPAERVRINFDDPATIESSLLAEHVAALARGEAIERPLYDFATHTRVHGRTETVEPAPFVIVEGIFALCYAELLPIYNLRVYVDAPDGLCYERRLKRDVTDRGRTPESVREQYETTVRPSAMEWVTPSSANADLVIDGTLELDWKVEMVVEQLKGREQAGTKGQRT
- a CDS encoding zinc ribbon domain-containing protein, which gives rise to MSNYLFFCLDCQEEFAQHMNMSEYEKGGLTCPKCGGKRVTQHVEAFSAVTSRKS
- a CDS encoding NupC/NupG family nucleoside CNT transporter, whose product is MDRFTGILGILAVLAAAWLFSTNRSRIRWRTVAWGLSLQVIFAFFVLRFTFGQQAMAWAGDVVNKMLSATTAGTRVLFGELGLPNSGAFGKLIAPNSGAIFAFQVLPTIIFISAFFAVMYHIGVMQQIIRAFAWIMLKTMRISGAESMNVAASIFMGQTEAPLTIRPFLSRATRSELMTIMTSGMAHVSGGIMAMYISQGIEAKHLLAAVIMTSPGTILVAKMLVPETEIPDTEGKVIIPKDEQHKDENLIGAIARGTIDGGKLAMNVAIMLISFLALVALLDMLLAWVHGGLPWIPPSLGQILGYIFWPVAWLIGVPAHDCGLIGNLLGTRMALNEVIAYIALGAQKAMISPRSFTIATFALCGFANLGSIGMQIGGIGALVPERRNDLAKLGVRAMLAGTMANLISASIAGMFLG
- a CDS encoding DUF2062 domain-containing protein, coding for MKPTAYTFESMKKRAAAWLLEGISPQRLALTLALGFVLGCIPLVGVPTGLCVVLAVVFRLNLPAIQAANYAAMPFQLALIVPFARLGGKLAPATHAALDFSALAQSPMQLMHASSSVAAQLGVMAGQALLAWLLLAIPVVGLLTLTLTQVLRRVPAVAEAKARGLLS
- a CDS encoding PQ-loop domain-containing transporter gives rise to the protein MKQFVAVIFGLGLLCNALLFVPQVIAVWRKKSDEGISLITFGGFSVLQAIGIVHGVYQRDLSLILGMAASLLSCGTVTLLTVFYRTRRIRSARYNS
- a CDS encoding AsmA-like C-terminal region-containing protein, whose product is MARAALARWSEDTPPDPESPQKPIPARRRPRWLLIAGWVALACVMVGIWFVGQNWPYRYRKMKPLLEDVLGCQITITRYHRTYFPNPGFIATGLTLKRKSAPHQPPIGTVQTFVVQGRWIDLLMLRRRVELVDITGFHLVLPPPGSKAAQEDFPAGSTADFTGPDTPIERMEIHASLLDVLRENGARFSFPIRQLHIENMQKGRAMKYAVDMDNAIPHGQIRASGYFGPLSAGSPGETLVSGKFEVERFRLQDVGKIRGTLSGSGSFSGRLDAIRAAADTDTPDFAVDDGTPSSVTGRIDCTVNGLNGDVVYHRMEARTGDTAVMATGSTQGVGGKTTELELAVTGGRAQDLLRPFLHKAPPIVGLVDLHAHASLAPSKEGDFFHRLRVNGGFDVPREKVTDGATERNLSAFSQRARGGKAPDPDKDKTTPIADAISSVRGPATIRDAVVTTHGLTFEVPGAQARLDGTFNLHTSAVRLTGTVATKADIAKDATGWKSILLKPLAPFFRKKQAGAVIPIAVTGTPGNYKVTENLMHSK
- a CDS encoding DUF2711 family protein is translated as MQFEQFVYPNQELPLLDAYDRHFEAVYVLLHPFVCVPDEMAWKVTRQYPTEDQILSAGAKCNWSHVAAKLGVSNCARLNQALLTATGSLVDYLCDFPARDALQRFLQAEPIWMPGQGAFEPLLQSDFLAAFEDLVYEELIFVPEFPRADPVERLRIDDLRARSVPFPGCGSLVAPDASFLFTVDWDSFFTLFYGPRALIQNFAGARKLEGFFAAPTTEHSWFNYTMGCATVTVSPEDWYQNG